The following is a genomic window from Nguyenibacter vanlangensis.
CAAGACTTTTCTCACCTTGCCTTCAAGCCGCCCCCCAGACGGCAGGGCCGCGGAGGAGAAGATTATCGCCGGACGATAGGCCGAAAGCACCAATGCCGGATACACTCCGGCGGCAATTCCGGTCGCGACCGCGGAAATTAATAGAATTAATATTGTATGTTCATAATCAACATTAAGTTTAACACCCACCATGGATGAAATAAACGGTGATACCAACTCGAAGAAGCTCAATGCCAACACAGCGGAAATCAATGCTTGTAGGATGGACTCTCCCATAAACTGCATGAATAAAGCGGACCTGGTCGCTCCCAATGTCTTGCGTATCGCGACTTCCCGGGCACGTAACGCGCTCCGCGCGGTAGACAGATTGACAGAGTTTCCTATGGCCAGGATCAACACAAAAATGCCGGTGAGCCCAAGGCTATCCACGACACCGCGATCAGCACCGTCAGACTTATCTTCCACGACTATATCATGAAAATGGGTTTCCGAGAGCGGTACGAATGTCAGCAGGCTTGTCTTCTCTGGATGTACACCAAGATTACGATCGTCGTTACCACTATCCGGCCCACTTGCTCGACGGCTCAGAAACGAACTCGTCTGACTCTGAGCGAGGGCCATATCAGATGGCCCCCGAAATCTTACGTAGATACTGCCTATTGAGGAACGCCAGCGCGTAAATGCATAGCTCTTTTCCCGAACCCACTGCGGGATGATCATCACCGCCTCGGGGTCGATCGTTGTCGCAACCGTTGGCGTCGAAAGAACGCCTGTGACGGTAAGGGCCACCTTTACGCCTTCTTCCATAACTATAATCGATCTTCCCAGGACATCACTCTTTCCGAAGATCGCCTTCGCCAGCCTGTCTGACAATACGATACCATCAGGCCGATCCAACGCGTGCGCAGGATCCCCTTGCTCAAGGGGCAGGGGAATCGTTTTGAAAAACTCGCTGTCAGTTTGCTCGATCGTCCGTGAAAATCGTCGATTGCCTGCTTCGAGTAATACCGACACGGGGCGATCCAGTGTCGATGCAGCGAGAAAAGGAAAATCCGCTCGTAAGAACGGCAGAGCGGCGAATGAGAGAATTCCGCTTTCGATAGGTGCATGCCCCGGCACCTTATAGGTAATATCGACTCGCGCGATTGTTTTTGCATCAGGAACGTTATCATTGAAGCTGTATTCGAAACAAACATATTGCGCCGAGATTATAAAGAAGCATAACCCTACCGCCATTCCCAAAATATCTATGAAAAAATACCGAGGATATTGACGCGCTTGACGAATAGTAGCACCGAAGATTGTTTTTAACATAGGATAACTCCTCGCCGCTCCTCAAATTTCTGCGCCAGCATTCAGCGTTTGGAAAAATTCTCGTACTGTACGCAATGATACATGAAAATGGCGATCGAGGAAGCCGATGACGGCAGGTGTTTCATATGTGACGATCACTATCGTTTGATATTTATTCTTTGATTAAAAATGTATTTATAAAGTAATCTTGGACATCCTCCATTCAAAGGCGTAGCCGGCTCATAAAAAGATATTATATTTGCTCCGAATATTAGGAATCTTGCCAGCGGCCCTGGATTACGATGTCTCACCCATGATGTCCGACCCACGCCGCGATCGCGGCAGCGCACCGCTCCGGCGCCAGGTCCGTATTGTCGAACCATCGCCGATCGGTCGCGCCGTCATCGAACAGCACGCGCGTGGCCATCGCGGCGGCCAGCGCGGCCGGGTCATGCATCTTGTCCGCCGCCACGCGCCCCGCCGTTCCCAACCGCCGCGCCCGCGCCTCCGGCGAACAGGTCAGGGTCGCCGAAAACAACGCACACCCTCGTAGCGCGGCAAGATCGATGACCGCCCGCCAGGTCTCTTCCGGAAACGAACTGCCGCCACCGCGCGTCACGACATTCGTCAACACCACCGGAACCTCGGGCGGCAGTTCCAGGATCCGCGCAAAGGCAACGGCCCGGACCGCGCGCACGGTCTCGTAAAAGGCCGCGCTGCCGCGCTCGGTCACCGCATAGCCCACGTTCAGGATCGTATGATTATCGAGAAGCCGCGCCCCCAACAGCCCGGCCAAACACCGCCCCACGGTCAGCTTGCCCGATCCGGGCCAGCCATTCAGATGAATCAGCATCGTCACGTCCCCCGCGCCCGCCCGGATCTCCCCGGACTCCAACGTCGACGAATACCAAAAAGGGCCGATCCATACCGGACCGGCCCTGCACGAGCGCCATATCCGATCAGATGATTCCACCCGATCGGATGATGCAGGAACGTTCAGAACTCCGTGCTGATCGTCCCGAACAATTCGCGCACCGACCCACGCTCGAACGATTGGTAATCCCCCGTCACCGGGAAGCCGTTCTCACCCATCATCGCGATATATTTGGTGTTGTTCAGGTTGTAGATGTTGAAATCGGCGGTCACATTCTTGAAGAACCGGAAATTGCCGAACTGGTACCGCACCCCGCCATTCACCAGCCAATAGCTGGGAATCCACGTATCGTTCAGGATCGAGAAATAACGCTTGGACAGGTAATTGGCATCGATATGCGCGGTAAACCCATGGAACGTATAGGACGCCATCGCCTTGTACATGAATTTCGGATAGCCATCCATGACATTGCCATAAATGTCGTCGTAATTCCCGTTGCCATCCTGGATCTGGGTATGCGCGCCCCAGGTGAAATGGTTATAGCTGAACGAGTTATAGATCGTCAGCCCCCGAACCGGCGTCAGCGTGGCCGAGATGTCGGCCCCGTACATCGTCGCCACCCGCGTATCGACGACCGAGGTCAGCGGATTGTTCAGCGACCCGACCGAAGCCGACAGCAACCGGTGCGAGATATAGGTATAATACCCGTCCGTCGCCACGATAAGGTACGGCGAGGTGTAGCGATAGCCCAGCAGGAACGTCCAGTCGCGCTCCGGCGACAGGCTGTGCTGCAATCCCTTGAAGATCGACTGCCCCGTCACGGCCCATGGCGAGGTCGCGCCGCCGGTCGGCGCCACCGTGAAGGGGCGCATGTTCTCGGCGATATCGACATACAGGTCATGCTGCGGCCGCGGATGCCAGTCCAGGTTGACATGCGGCAAGAACCCGTTGGCCGAGGTCATGCTGCCGTTCGGCAGGTCCGCTGTGCCATAGACATCCGCATTGCCGTAATAGGCACCGCCCGACGTCGTCTGCAGCAGGGACTTGAACCCGTATTCCAGCGTCAGGGTCGGCATCAGGCGCCAGGTATCCATCACATGCGCCTGGAACGTATTGGTGCTCCACTGGAATCCATAGGCCTGGGCGAAGGCCGGACCATAGGTATCATAGGGCCCGATCGTCTCCAGCGGCAGCCCCTGGCCCAGAACCGGCTCGTTATACCAGTACTGCGCCTCGGCCTGGTTGTTGTTCTCGTACCAGAACCCGGCATTGATATGGTGCCGCGCCAGCGTGTAATCGAGCGCGGTAGTAAAGCCATAGCGTTCCTGCCGCGGCTGCCACACCTGCTCCGACAGCGGCGCCCCGGTCGTCGATCCCATGAACGGATCGCCATAGGTCGTGTACTGGGTATCGCTATGGCCATAGAGCGTCGACAGCCAGCGCAGCCGCTCGTTCAGCGTGATGTCGAAATTCAGCCCGCCGACATAATCGATCGATTGCTGCCCGCCGTCATAATAGGCCACGCCCGCCCCCTCGGCGGTATTCTGCCATCCGTTCGGCACCTGGTTCGGTCCGCGCAGGGCAAAGGGCTGGCCGGTCGTGGGGTTGATCGTCCCCGCCCCGCCCGTGCAGCTCGCCGCCGGGCTCGACCCGGTGTCGCAGATCCAGTTCCATTGCGCGGCGGCATAGGCCCCGGCATAATTCGGATAGAACGCCCGCGTGCGCCAGCCGACATTCTGCAGGATATCCAGCGACAGGTCCGGATAGTTCCAGGCCTGCGCGTTGCTCCAGTTGAAGAACGCGGTCATCGTGCCGCGCTGGCCCAGCGGCTGGATCAGCTTGGCGTCCACCCCCTGCTGGAAATCCGGGCTGGGCGAGCTGTATTTCTCTTCGTAATTGCGGTCATAGGCCACGAAGAACTTGGTGCCGGACGGGTTCAGGATCCCGCTGTCGAACCGGAAATAGCTATGCTCCATCTTATAGCTTCCGAACCCCTGGGTGATCTTCCCACCCATCTTGTCCGTCGGGTCGCGGGTCCAGAACTGCAGGGTCCCGCCCAGATTGGTGTTGGACGGCAATTGCACCGCGCCCGCGCCCTGCGACACCGATTCCCGCGCGATGTCGTCGGGAATCGCCGCATCGGCGACATTGACGCCGTTCAGGTTGGAATAGGACTGGTCGTTCAGCGGAATCCCGTCCAGGGTCACGCCCAACTGGTCCATGAAGAACCCGCGGACATAGAGATTCGCCCCCCAGGTATCGATGCCCAGCGCGTCGGTCGAACTGTAATTGACCCCCGGCACCATCTGCAGCGAGCGCAGGATATTGGTGCCGGGCACCTGCTGCTCCATGAAGGCCCGCGCCACGACCGTGTCCGCATTGTGCGAGACGAAACGATGGCCCGTCACCGCGACATTTTCATCCGATCGGGCCTGCAGGCCCCCCGCGCCACCCCGCCGCCGCGCGCGTCCCCGCGTCCTGACCGGGGTCTGGGTCTGGCCCGGGGCCTGCTCCGCGGCGCCGGACGCGGCATGCTTCTTTCCGGCGGGCGCATGGTGACGGTGCGCCGTGCCTGTCGCGCTGTCCGCCAGCGCGGCGCCGGGCACCGGTCCGAACGAGGTCGCAGCCATAAGAGTACATAAAAATACGTTATGACGACACCGCATTATTGACTCTCGTCCGGTTCATGGTCGTCAAAAGGATATCCGCTCCCCTCCGATCGTTCAATGTTTCGTTGCCGGTTCGATGTGGGGCAGCGCGTTTTCCGGTGCCTTTCGGGCACCGGTGCCCAATCCGCACCGGCTATCCGCGCCGCCGGCGCAGCACGTCGACCGAAATCCGCGCCGCATCCAGGATATGCCGCCGCGTCAGCGCCCCGATCCCCTCCGCGTCCCGGCTGCGACAGGCCGCCAGCAGCGCCAGGTGCTCGGCATCGGTCTCGGCCTTCCGCCCGGCGATCTCCAGATGCGCGCGGATATAACGATCGACCCGCCGATGCACGCCCTCGATCATCTCCAGCAGGCGCGGCCGGCCGCAGGCCGCATAGATCGCGCCATGGAACGCCCAGTTCAGCGGACCCGACCGCGCCATGCCATCCGGCGCGTCGCTGGTTCCGGCGACGAACGCCTCATACGCGTCCTCGACCCGCGCCAGGTCGACCCGCGTCATCCGCCGTACCGACTGCGTCGCCGCCATCTCCTCCAGCGACGCACGGATCTCGGAAAAATCGATGATGTCCTCTTCCGACAGGCCGATCACCGTGGCGCCGCGATTCTGCTGGAACGCCACCAGCCCCTCGACTTCCAGTTGCTTCAGCGCCTCGCGCACCGGAATGGTGCTCACCCCGAACGCGCCGGCCAGCTCCGACTGCCGCAGGGACTGCCCGTCGGCCAGGTGCCCATCCAGGATCGCCTGGCGCAGCGCATTGCCCACCCATTCCGAAGCCAGGCCCCGCGGCTCCTCCGTAGCACGGATGAACAGGCTCTCCGGCAACATGATCTTCTCCCTCCCGCTCTGATCGCCCCCCAAACTCGCCCTCCGCCCGGCCCGATGCAAGATCACCCTGTCACGCACCCATCATAATCACGCACAAAATCATATACGCACTTGCGAATCATATATGATCTGTTAAGCAGCGGGAACGATCCCTTCACCTCCCCCCTTCAGCAGCCAAGCCGCGCCCCGCCATGACCCAGCCCGTCCCGGACCCGTCCTCCTTCCCGCCCCCGACCGCGGCGCTGGCCGCCGCCCTGCCGACACGCGATCCCCTGCGCGCGCGTATCGCCGCCGCCATCCGCCAGGCCGAGCCGGACTGCGTCGCGGCCCTGATCGACGACGCCACCCTGTCGCCGGAACAGGCGGCCCGGGCCGACGCCACCGCCCGAACCCTGGCCCAGGCCCTGCGCACCGGCCGCCGCCCGGGCGGTGTCGAGGCCCTGGTCCAGGAATTCTCCCTCTCCTCGCAGGAAGGCGTGGCGCTGATGTGCCTGGCCGAGGCTTTGCTGCGCATCCCCGACGACGCCACCCGCGACGCG
Proteins encoded in this region:
- a CDS encoding ABC transporter permease, which codes for MLKTIFGATIRQARQYPRYFFIDILGMAVGLCFFIISAQYVCFEYSFNDNVPDAKTIARVDITYKVPGHAPIESGILSFAALPFLRADFPFLAASTLDRPVSVLLEAGNRRFSRTIEQTDSEFFKTIPLPLEQGDPAHALDRPDGIVLSDRLAKAIFGKSDVLGRSIIVMEEGVKVALTVTGVLSTPTVATTIDPEAVMIIPQWVREKSYAFTRWRSSIGSIYVRFRGPSDMALAQSQTSSFLSRRASGPDSGNDDRNLGVHPEKTSLLTFVPLSETHFHDIVVEDKSDGADRGVVDSLGLTGIFVLILAIGNSVNLSTARSALRAREVAIRKTLGATRSALFMQFMGESILQALISAVLALSFFELVSPFISSMVGVKLNVDYEHTILILLISAVATGIAAGVYPALVLSAYRPAIIFSSAALPSGGRLEGKVRKVLILVQFSIASVIAICTLVVNKQANFIRTSDQGYTAKGLLVSPQIPASDANVQHQLLDAVRAIPGVTAATLSVLEPNVSTVSYFDAKTARGENIHVLTDVISRGYDVVYLPHLLAGRWFDNFHGQDNSQGWDGLLASPGPYNIIINSRTVSAAGFASPAAAIGQSLTIGSTRLYIIGVEDDMRFVSPHEKVRPLVVLQSRQNIPAAVITIRFAGVASRDMQERLKTVWNRLIPDAEGNFETVADRTSEFYMNGQRQGKLAIAGSIMTFVIAGIGLYGLASLSSVQRRHEIGIRKALGARVGDIIILMLRGFLFPVSLACMIACPFAWSLMRAWLSTFSQRIALSPAYFLVVIGLTLGFAALIVIGQTLRLARMESARALRRP
- a CDS encoding TonB-dependent receptor domain-containing protein encodes the protein MAATSFGPVPGAALADSATGTAHRHHAPAGKKHAASGAAEQAPGQTQTPVRTRGRARRRGGAGGLQARSDENVAVTGHRFVSHNADTVVARAFMEQQVPGTNILRSLQMVPGVNYSSTDALGIDTWGANLYVRGFFMDQLGVTLDGIPLNDQSYSNLNGVNVADAAIPDDIARESVSQGAGAVQLPSNTNLGGTLQFWTRDPTDKMGGKITQGFGSYKMEHSYFRFDSGILNPSGTKFFVAYDRNYEEKYSSPSPDFQQGVDAKLIQPLGQRGTMTAFFNWSNAQAWNYPDLSLDILQNVGWRTRAFYPNYAGAYAAAQWNWICDTGSSPAASCTGGAGTINPTTGQPFALRGPNQVPNGWQNTAEGAGVAYYDGGQQSIDYVGGLNFDITLNERLRWLSTLYGHSDTQYTTYGDPFMGSTTGAPLSEQVWQPRQERYGFTTALDYTLARHHINAGFWYENNNQAEAQYWYNEPVLGQGLPLETIGPYDTYGPAFAQAYGFQWSTNTFQAHVMDTWRLMPTLTLEYGFKSLLQTTSGGAYYGNADVYGTADLPNGSMTSANGFLPHVNLDWHPRPQHDLYVDIAENMRPFTVAPTGGATSPWAVTGQSIFKGLQHSLSPERDWTFLLGYRYTSPYLIVATDGYYTYISHRLLSASVGSLNNPLTSVVDTRVATMYGADISATLTPVRGLTIYNSFSYNHFTWGAHTQIQDGNGNYDDIYGNVMDGYPKFMYKAMASYTFHGFTAHIDANYLSKRYFSILNDTWIPSYWLVNGGVRYQFGNFRFFKNVTADFNIYNLNNTKYIAMMGENGFPVTGDYQSFERGSVRELFGTISTEF
- a CDS encoding GntR family transcriptional regulator, with the protein product MLPESLFIRATEEPRGLASEWVGNALRQAILDGHLADGQSLRQSELAGAFGVSTIPVREALKQLEVEGLVAFQQNRGATVIGLSEEDIIDFSEIRASLEEMAATQSVRRMTRVDLARVEDAYEAFVAGTSDAPDGMARSGPLNWAFHGAIYAACGRPRLLEMIEGVHRRVDRYIRAHLEIAGRKAETDAEHLALLAACRSRDAEGIGALTRRHILDAARISVDVLRRRRG